A single genomic interval of Lathyrus oleraceus cultivar Zhongwan6 chromosome 7, CAAS_Psat_ZW6_1.0, whole genome shotgun sequence harbors:
- the LOC127106642 gene encoding uncharacterized protein LOC127106642 codes for MSAENQPSYILQFCGLTDGNPGPAGAGAVLLTKDDRRVLCAFREGLGHRTVNVAEFRALILGMKQAMRIGYKNIVAEGDSRLVINQFQGLWTIGAEDIKALRDKALELKANFQSFRMIHIPEVYNSAAAWQAFEAIDLEDGQVFEDSQVEDDSHDEEDSLG; via the exons ATGAGCGCTGAAAATCAG CCTTCTTATATCCTTCAATTCTGTGGTTTAACCGATGGAAATCCTGGACCAGCTGGTGCAGGAGCTGTACTGCTTACGAAAGATGATCGGAGAGTG CTTTGTGCATTCCGCGAGGGACTGGGACATCGAACAGTTAATGTTGCTGAGTTTCGCGCATTAATTTTAGGAATGAAACAAGCGATGAGGATAGGATATAAGAACATCGTTGCTGAAGGAGACTCACGACTTGTTATCAATCAG TTTCAGGGTTTATGGACAATCGGCGCAGAAGATATAAAGGCGCTACGTGACAAGGCTTTGGAGTTGAAAGCTAACTTTCAATCATTCCGCATGATACACATTCCTGAG GTCTATAACAGTGCAGCTGCTTGGCAAGCATTCGAGGCCATTGATCTCGAAG ATGGTCAAGTATTTGAAGATAGTCAAGTTGAAGATGATAGTCATGATGAAGAAGATAGTCTTGGATAA